DNA sequence from the Papio anubis isolate 15944 chromosome 7, Panubis1.0, whole genome shotgun sequence genome:
AtagtaaatgaatttttaattcaataaaaaatgtgatatagTACTAGCTCTGCTACTTGCTAACTGAGTGACTTGAGTCAGAAATCACTTAATCTCTTAGTGCCTCAGTGTTTCCACCAGTAAATTAAAGGTAAAATAGTCCCTACCTCAAAGGCATGTTTGGAGGATTAGGAGAGTTAAAATATGTGAAGCATTTACAACactgcctggcatgtagtaaggtAGACTAATACTCAccatcttatagatgagaaacAGGCTCAAAAGGCATTAAATAACTTACCCCAATTCCCATCCCATAGGTACACATCTGAAGTTCAAACCCAAATCTATCTGGTTCTATTATACTTCCTAATCCTCAAGGCTCCCTGATTTATGCAAATTTAAGCAACTCAAATTGTCCTTACTCCCATACTAGGCAAAAGTCTGATCatcaaaagtttaaataaaaaacttgGCAGATAATATGCCTTGCTAGCATTGGCAACATTTGACAGGTATCAGATGGCTATTAATGAATTCAATCATTAATTTACAGGTGGAAGTGATATAAACTTTTGCTTTTTGCCAGCTGCATTGTGAAATGGTTTTCCCCCCTTACATGTTAGCTTTTAAGGGTATAGTTTTTGTAATTTGGGAAGTTAAAAGGAAAGACTAGCTTGGCCCGAAACTGCCTGTGAAAAGCTGCAAGCTGAAACCATAGTGAAGTCAGGGATGGAGCCCATGTCTCTAGAGTTCTCTGTCCACTTGAGTAGATAGTTATGATCCCATTTTGGTGCAACAGAAAGGACTGATCCAAAGTAGATATGCAAAGTGATAACTCACCATTTTGTTGTCAAATCCTCCTGTTATCCCCAGGCAAAAGTCCTGCCCATATCTAAGGACTTGACCAGTGGCATCTCTGTGTACACTGTCCACggacaataaatataatgtaaatgtaaactCTCTGTATTGGAATCATTCTATGACTCTATGTTTATGCATGCAATTTTGTTTATAATCAGTTTTTTCGATAATTTATATTCACATACTGTAactgaattaaataattaaataaaaggtGTTTTCTTTTGGTCTCAAAATCCAGCTAGCACCCTACTCCCTACCCTGCACCATAGCTAGAACACAAAGCATCCCCACTTTGTGAGCCTCTGGTTAGAGTAAACTAAGCACGTCTTGCTAATGTATACTAAGGAATTCTGGTCAAGTGCTTTGACATCTTCAGAGAGAACCAAGGTAACACACTTGTAGACATTTAATACAGTTTCCTCTTAATCCTTCAGGAAACAGAGGTTGTGATCCATTTTTAGTTGTCTTAACATATGTATTCAAAAGAAATCTAAATTAGAACTTGAAGAACTgtctatatattctttttttcccccaggctggtgtttggtggtgcaatcttggctcactgcaacctccacctcccaggttcaagtgattctcatgcttcactgacacaagtagctggaattacaggagcctgccaccatgcccagctcatttttgtatttttcgtagagatggggtttcgacatgttggccagtctggtctcgaactcttgacctcaggtgatctgcccaccttgacttcccaaagtgttgggattataggcaggagccactgcacctggtccggGTCTATATATTCTTGCAATGCTTACATTGCTGTTATATGAATTAGTAATAGTTTTTCATTGTAATCATATATCTATTTCTTCCCTAAGGatttaattgttcattttcaAAATCTCTTCAAGTACATTTTTAATGGACAGTTAACTTTAAAAGAGCAAATCCCATCTAGTGCCGCCTTGTATTAaactatacatttttattgtaaaaaataacaTAGCCATAttaagaacaatgaaaacactcaAATGAGCTCAAAGAGTTCCAAAACGTTATAGGGAAAAGCCACTTTGCTTCCAGGCAGAATATGAATTTAATTCCCTGGATCCAATACTCATGATTTAAGCATTTTGAATTGAACACAATTATCCTGCTGTCTAAGATAAAAAGGGATTGTAAAGTTCCCTTGACAATAACTCTCAAGGTAAGCAAAGCGAGATGAAAATCACGGAAAATGTTCACAAAACCTTTCCCTCCACTCAGCGGCTCCAATACCCAGGAATCTTTAAGCTGCAAGTGAAACATATTTATGATGAAAATGAACTGCAAATTAAAGTCTCTTTACCTCAAAATGATAAAAGTGTTTCTGCCAATTGGGGTCTTAGCTTGAACTGCGCTCAGGCCACAGGGTACCTCTAATTCATCTCTCAGATGGGACTGAATTTCATCTGGAGTCATACACAGGCTCAGGTCCCCACCCAGAAACACATCAGCTTCTGTGTCAGGATCATCAGGATTCACAAGCATCACCTTGTCACCGTAATGAATATAACCATCTTCAGTCATGGAAAGTTGCATCTACAATTTTAATAGTAGTTTATTACATAAGCCATGCAATTCCTCAACAGTCACGGCCAAGgcaattttcttccttctcagacTAGTACCCATTTCATTCAGGATTTCACTTGAATCTtagttccttcttcctttccatttgccTTTGCCAAGGCAAAGCTCTCAGTAATCCCAAATGAAGCCAAATGAAGCTGGTGAAAATCACATGGATTTCCTCATTATTCTAGAAATTCAACATTCATTGAAAAAGTTGTCGATTACCAACTAAAGggcattttacttatttatatattaactcatttatttctttatttgtaaaatgcaggTAAACATGATTTAGGGCAGACTTCCTTTATGTTTCTAAGATCTTAGAAGAATTTAAACAttgcaaaatttgtttttaaaaactgttattttcCAAATGGTAACTCGgttatgaaatttttttctttacatatacTCACACAGAATTTGAAAACAATGTTTGAATTTAAAGTTACCGGTCTCAAAAGATTCTGTTTTAGTCTTCTACGTCTCTGTATGAGAAGTTTCCCCTTGTCTCTCTTCTCTAAGAAGTCTTTCATAAGCTCCTAGttaaagagaaaatcaacaaCAGTAGCCCTGAATAATACAGATGTTAGTATTAACAACTTTTAGGTCAGAAGCTCTTCCAAGTTGAAAACTCAAAATTTGAGgacaaaaaaaaggaatgtgagcATAATGGGAATGATGGAACATTTTTAgcattactttaaatttttactaCATTATAGAATgtttagaaaaatgagaaaggcaaaacaaagaaaaagaaacatcaccAGTAATTACTCCAGCCAGATACCATCTTGAGTGACATTTGGAGGCCATGTCTCCCCTGCTGAGGTTTCCCTCGACTGTATGATGACTGACACTAGAAAGTCCACCCCTCCCCAACCTGACCCATACACGAATGGCTCAGAGCCTTGTTAAGACCACCTTGGGGGAATATAAGGCAGAGAGTACAATGTCAGTAAAAGGAACACTCAGGGTCATTTAAGAGGGCAAGTGTGGCAGGgttggagtggggagggatatTATTTCTGCCTAGAGCCTGTGTTCTCACCTGGCCCACAGCCTGAGGCTGTCAGACTGTAAGGAATACGGGGGACTTAGTGGGACTCTAGGCTAAGCGGGAGACACAGGCCAGGGGCTTAAGAGTCAAGGTGCccgactttgggaggccaagggaccCGCAGAAAGAAAAGTCAGGGTGCTCGGAGTAGAGGTCAGTGAGACCTGGATTTGTTGGGCAGGTGAGACTCCTAGGGAGTTTAGAGATTGGGTGAGGGGGAAGGGCGGAGGGGCGGGGATTTTAGAGGTATTCACTGTATGCTGGATGAGAGAGGAGGCTTGAGGCGCTCAGAGCAGGGGACTGAACTTAGAGGAGGGTCTGGGAGTTCCTGAGCTGTGGGTCCGCGCCCGGCCACACCCTGCGTACCTCCTCCAGGTAGACGTCCTCGTTCCAGTTGCCTATCCGGACTCCCGGACCATACAAGTTCTGCGCCATCGCGCCTTGCTGTTCAGCAAGTGGGCCTCTCTCCGCCACCAGGTGTTAGCGTGGCCCGTCGCCATGACGACCCGGCCCGAGGCGATTGGTCAAGGTCCGGGACCCTACTGACCAATAAGTGACAGCGCGCAGCCTCTCCCCGGGGCGGGAGAGGGGGCGTCTGGGTCAGCGGCTGTCTGTGGCCCTCCAGCCCGCCCCACCTTCCACCTCTTAGATTTCCTTAACTGCAGGGCAGGCGAGAGGGAAAACCCTGGCTGACAAAGTGCttggagagagaaatttaaaactttctttctttttattagaatCTAACCGAAAAGTGCTATCCAGTACCCCTTGCTTGTCGAGGCAGCAAACAAGAGCTTTTAAATGGAAACAGAGCTTGCTTGCAGCCTATTGTTTGtaatcagcagcagcagcagcagcagcagcagcaatttcGCCCTAATAAAACAATACCTGTTCAATGTAGACTTTTGGAAACCAAAATCGCAtagaaagaagaagggagaattAAAAATTTCAAGGCCTTAAAAGTAAGGCCCTGTTAGTATATTTCTGTTGATAGGTTTCTGAGGTTGTCCATATTTTTGCAGACTTGACAgcattctccctccctccctccctgggtcTCAAAGTGAAAGGACGAGCCTGTGATTTGCATGAACTCTTAAGAAAACCAGACTCTGCTGTAGCCagcattattaaaacaaaatattattttatggggaggggagggatactAGTTACCGTAGGACTACCGGAGGCTTGATGCTGATTGAATGCGTTCAGTAATTTACCTGTGTTTAGGGTCTAGTAAGACATGACTGAAATGGAAGACTTCGCTCCCTTCAGCAAacccagtctaaaaaaaaaaaaagataattcatgaAAACTAATTACTTCAGGAAGACTGTGAAAAGTGCAATTAAAGATGTGCTGATGGGCTGGCGTGGtggttcaagcctataatccagcactttcggaagccgaggcaggagaatcactggagcccaggagttctagaccagccagggcaacatagtgagaccccatctccaataaatatatatatatatactgatgaAGGGCCATGGAGTTGAAGGATCCTTTCTGCCTTGAGGAACTGTGAGAATGGGAATTGGATGGCCTTTGAGTGGTGGGAGAGGGGCTGCTTTGGAGCTGAACTGGGAAGGATTTGAACTGGCAGGCTGAAGTGTAGAATAAAAATAGGTGCATTCCCCATACTGGTGAATCCACTAGCTTTGTCAATACATCACCACATTCGAGAATACTTCTGAAGGACACTCTGGACAAAGCAGTTAGATCAGATAGTATACCACTAACTGCATTTGATAAATTCAGAAATAGACTCAAAGAAGCTAGCAGTCTAAATTCAAACTGCTAAAAGTTGCTCGAAGAAAGGACTCAATCCAAACTTTCTGACTCCACagtcatgtttgtttgtttttccttttaagtatTTTCATATTCCCCataaaatcaagaataaaacaAGGCCGCTCTAGTCTCTACATTTTTTAACAAGGTTCTAATGATTGGGTCATTCAGTAAGTCCTTACAGTGATACAGCTTTGCTCCCACCTACTTCCTTAATGCTACTTTTGACAAGTATATTACATTTCTATACATAATAGACCCAACAATACAATTATACATAGTGTTTTATACAATTGCTTTAAATCACTTAGGAGAAGAAATATCTTTATTGGTGCTCTTTGGTATTTTTCTGTGAATACAAATTACTGCTTGGTGTTGTTTTCAACCTGAATAACTTCCTTTGATATTTCTTATAAATCAGGTCTGCTAGCAATACATTCTCTTGGTTTTTGCTTACCTTAATTTTTGTAAGATGCTTTTTCTAGATATATGATTCTTGGTTGatagtgtttctttctttctttcaatattttaaatatgccatCCTACTACCTCTGgaatccattatttctttttcttccaagacagagtctcactctatcaaccaagctggagtgcagtggcacgatctcggctcactgcaacatctgcctcccgggttcaagtgattctcatgcctcagcctcccgagtagctgggactacaggcatgtgacaccatgctcaggtaatttttgtatttttagtagaggtggagttttaccaggttggtcatgctggtcttgaactcctgacctcaagcgatcagccctcctcagccttccaaagtgctgggattacaggcatgaggcaccgtgcccaacCATGGCCTCcattatttctgatgagaaatcagctATTAATCTTATTTTGCTTCCCTTACACAtactcttgctgctttcaatatttttttttttgcctttatcttttaacattttaactagATATATTTGGATAttgatctcttttcttttatcctgCTTGAGCTGCCTGAATATGTAAATTAATGctcttttcatcaaatttggggaaTTTTCAGACCTTattgtttggaatattttttctgatcctttgtCTCTCTGATGTCTTTATGAAACTCCCATCACGTGTATACTAATGCACTTACTGATACTCTACACTCCTCCGAGatgctatttgtttttcttcattttttttctctctgttcttcagatggcataatttctattgatttatcTTCAAGTTTGCAAATTTTTGTTTCGCCGGCTCAAACTTACTGCTGTATTCTgctagtgaattttttattttggttatggTACTTTTCAACTACAGAATTTACACTTggttatattttgtaatttctctcTATTGATATTTTATGCTTCATAATGAAACACTATCATCATATCttcctttaattatttaatcatggtattccttagttttttttaacatatttataatggctgctttgaagtctttgtctGCTAAGTCCAACATTTGGGCTCTGTCAAAGGCAGTTTATGTgagtcacatttttctgtttctttgcaggTCTCATAATTTTTTTGGTTGAAAACTAGACATTTTAGATACAGGCATACATCATTTGATTGCAATTCACTTTActgcactttgcagatactgattttttttttttttacaaattgaaggtttttgGCAAGCCGTATCAAGCAAGTCTGTTGgagccatttttccaacagcatgtgctcgcttcgtgtctctgtgtcacattctGGTAATGCTCAAGatctttcaaacattttattatatctatAATGGTGATCTgggatcagtgatctttgatgttgccATTGTAGTTGTTTGGGGTACCATGAACCATGGCCATATAAGATAGCAAATctaattaataaatgttatgtgTGCTGACTGCTCCACCTACCAGCCAtgtccccatctctctccctctcctcaggccttcccagtccctgag
Encoded proteins:
- the CFAP161 gene encoding cilia- and flagella-associated protein 161 isoform X3, whose translation is MAQNLYGPGVRIGNWNEDVYLEEELMKDFLEKRDKGKLLIQRRRRLKQNLLRPMQLSMTEDGYIHYGDKVMLVNPDDPDTEADVFLGGDLSLCMTPDEIQSHLRDELEVPCGLSAVQAKTPIGRNTFIILSVHRDATGQVLRYGQDFCLGITGGFDNKMVDLLQAQVWSPPILTGVSSGSPLPNSGCLLWHLGPSIIHPHPLCAHRLWLSSFLLRASFDPPGKYYTPTSASPSSLQICWTSLTRKLFTEL
- the CFAP161 gene encoding cilia- and flagella-associated protein 161 isoform X2, with product MAQNLYGPGVRIGNWNEDVYLEEELMKDFLEKRDKGKLLIQRRRRLKQNLLRPMQLSMTEDGYIHYGDKVMLVNPDDPDTEADVFLGGDLSLCMTPDEIQSHLRDELEVPCGLSAVQAKTPIGRNTFIILSVHRDATGQVLRYGQDFCLGITGGFDNKMLYLSSDHRTLLKSSKRSWLQEVYLTDEVSHMNCWQAAFPDPQLRLEYEGFPVPANAKILINHCHTNRGLAAHRHLFLSTYFGKEAEVVAHTYLDSHRVEKPRNHWMLVTGNPRDASSTMLDLPEPPAEDTRAMEQAMGLDTQ